From a single Apium graveolens cultivar Ventura chromosome 2, ASM990537v1, whole genome shotgun sequence genomic region:
- the LOC141691193 gene encoding uncharacterized protein LOC141691193 produces MYVDEDLDHGELSEGKCYRDKATLLLAVKRAHITTDRTYKTTKSNKEQLIVQCRAEGCNWRMRAAFMHNSSYWRINVNREEHICLVDQPLQDHKKLSARMISQLVKPLVIDTPEIPIKIIIPLINNEHNHIVRYKKAWRGKQIAIEEVYGSWATTYQALPMFLAAIKKTNPGTIVEIDVVPHAQERGTSIYSNNHHFPLCYGLVDGETYENWSWFLQRIRRHVCRQKTGVCIISDRAASILSAVRDPQNGFAELLGIHRLLLLFIKQPNVN; encoded by the exons ATGTATGTTGATGAAGACCTCGATCATGGGGAGCTGAGTGAAGGAAAGTGTTACCGTGATAAAGCAACCCTGTTGTTGGCAGTCAAGCGTGCTCATATTACCACTGATCGTACATATAAAACGACAAAGAGTAACAAAGAACAACTCATTGTTCAGTGCCGGGCTGAGGGCTGTAACTGGAGGATGCGAGCTGCTTTTATGCATAATTCTAGTTACTGGAGGATAAATGTGAATAGAGAGGAACACATATGTTTGGTTGATCAGCCGTTGCAAGATCACAAGAAGCTATCTGCAAGGATGATTTCGCAGCTTGTGAAACCACTT GTGATAGATACACCAGAAATCCCCATTAAAATCATTATCCCGCTTATCAACAATGAGCACAACCATATAGTGAGGTACAAGAAAGCGTGGCGAGGCAAACAAATAGCCATTGAGGAAGTCTATGGAAGTTGGGCTACAACATATCAAGCTCTTCCCATGTTTCTTGCAGCCATCAAGAAGACAAATCCTGGAACCATTGTTGAGATCGATGTCGTGCCTCATGCTCAGGAACGGGGCACGTCCATTT ATTCAAACAACCACCATTTTCCTCTTTGCTATGGTTTGGTTGATGGGGAGACGTACGAGAACTGGTCTTGGTTTCTTCAACGTATTCGGAGACATGTCTGTCGCCAAAAGACCGGAGTGTGCATCATCTCTGATCGAGCAGCCAGTATTCTTTCCGCAGTTAGAGACCCTCAAAACGGATTTGCTGAGCTATTAGGCATCCATAG acttctgcttctttttatcaaaCAACCGAATGTAAATTga